One Cucurbita pepo subsp. pepo cultivar mu-cu-16 chromosome LG09, ASM280686v2, whole genome shotgun sequence DNA window includes the following coding sequences:
- the LOC111801468 gene encoding serine carboxypeptidase-like 27 produces MSNSLFYLFFVLILVGISHGSYISEQERDRITQLPGQPKNVDFAQYSGYVTVDKQAGRALFYWLTETPTSRVPKSRPLVLWLNGGPGCSSVAYGAAEEIGPFRIKPDGRTLYLNPYAWNNLANLLFLESPAGVGFSYSNTTSDLYTAGDRKTAEDAYRFLVNWFERFPQYKHRDFYIAGESYAGHYVPQLSQLIYERNKGIQNPVINFKGFMVGNAVTDDYHDYVGTFEYWWTHGLISDSTYRLLRHACDFGSSQHPSVECKKALSVAEFEQGNIDPYSIYTRPCNGTASLRHNLRGHYPWMSRAYDPCTERYSVVYFNHPDVQKAFHANVTGITYPWSTCSDLVGSYWDDSPLSMLPIYQELIAAGIRIWVFSGDTDSVVPVTATRYSIDALKLPTLSNWYPWYDHGKVGGWCQIYKGLTFVTVAGAGHEVPLHRPREAFILFRSFLENKPLPR; encoded by the exons ATGAGTAATTCGTTATTCTATCTGttttttgttctcattttgGTGGGAATCTCCCATGGATCTTATATTTCTGAGCAAGAAAGAGATAGGATAACCCAATTGCCAGGGCAGCCAAAGAATGTGGACTTTGCCCAGTATTCTGGTTATGTTACTGTAGATAAACAAGCTGGGAGGGCATTGTTTTATTGGCTGACCGAGACGCCGACGAGCCGTGTACCGAAGTCGAGACCTCTTGTATTGTGGCTGAATGGTGGCCCTGGTTGCTCTTCTGTTGCTTATGGAGCAGCTGAAGAAATTGGTCCTTTCCGGATTAAGCCAGATGGGAGGACTCTGTACTTGAATCCATATGCTTGGAACAATT TGGCAAATTTGCTGTTCCTTGAATCCCCTGCTGGTGTTGGCTTTTCGTACTCGAATACTACCTCGGATTTGTACACTGCAGGTGACCGGAAAACAG CTGAAGATGCATATAGATTTTTAGTGAATTGGTTTGAAAGGTTTCCTCAGTATAAGCACAGAGATTTCTACATTGCTGGAGAGAGTTATGCAG GTCACTATGTTCCTCAGCTATCACAGTTGATTTATGAACGAAATAAGGGAATTCAGAATCCAGTCATAAACTTCAAGGGATTTATG GTAGGGAATGCTGTTACCGACGACTATCACGATTACGTTGGCACGTTTGAGTACTGGTGGACTCACGGTCTGATATCCGATTCTACGTACCGACTGCTGCGACATGCTTGTGATTTCGGATCCTCTCAGCACCCGTCAGTCGAATGCAAGAAAGCTCTATCAGTTGCAGAGTTTGAGCAAGGAAATATCGATCCATATAGCATTTACACTCGTCCGTGCAACGGTACTGCATCGTTGAGACATAACCTAAGGGGTCATTAT CCATGGATGTCGAGAGCCTACGATCCCTGTACCGAGAGGTACTCTGTCGTGTACTTTAATCACCCCGATGTTCAGAAGGCATTCCATGCTAATGTAACTGGGATAACTTATCCATGGAGTACATGCAG TGATCTTGTGGGAAGCTACTGGGATGATTCTCCTCTCTCTATGCTTCCTATATATCAAGAATTGATTGCTGCTGGTATCAGAATTTGGGTATTCAG CGGAGACACCGATTCAGTGGTTCCCGTGACAGCAACGCGATACTCTATCGATGCTTTAAAACTCCCAACTCTAAGCAACTGGTATCCTTGGTACGACCATGGAAAG GTAGGTGGATGGTGCCAAATATACAAAGGGCTGACGTTCGTTACCGTGGCTGGAGCGGGCCATGAGGTTCCGCTCCACCGTCCTCGTGAAGCTTTCATTCTTTTCCGATCATTCTTGGAGAACAAGCCCCTTCCACGTTGA
- the LOC111801610 gene encoding uncharacterized protein LOC111801610 isoform X1 — MPPEPLPWDRKDLFKERKHEKSEAIGSATRWRDSYHGSREFNRWGSADFRRPTGHGKQGGWHQFSEEASHGYGPSRSFSDRVVENESFRPSVPRGDGKYIRIGRESRGSSSYRDWRSYSRETTNGFGNPSRRPSSQDVSSDQRSVDDTTTHSSPQSDVVSVSDQIHSKDRNDKVGGAFGSENGLRSDVEVSLGSTDWKPLKWSRSGSLSSRASAYSSSTNSKNEKADLPLRVSSLIESSSAEATACVTSSLPFEDTISKKKPRLGWGDGLAKFEKYKVEAPDTSMRKEGTLLSSISAELTHSLGSNFSEKSPKTLPFSDCASPATPSSFACSSSSGLEDKPFSKAASVDGMKCSSPGSGSQNQLQNFFLSLEKLEISSIAKIGSSLVELFQSDDPNTVESCFGKSTLNKLLAYKSDISKTLEMTESEIDLLENELKSLKSKNRGNVSRSKSCSAIYVKESDGVSCISPRPASLKVVSTSDSTVEKMPVCKNVVGVEDVDTKDEEIDSPGTVMSKFNEPIRTEVTDVIVSDKTGRSLSISEPFVDERNECIRAKSCTGESICGDSMAQAASGSSLCDLIFASNKEYASKAAEVIFGSLPAEMFKISSQSTNFVPCSETEKLIKEKFLMRRQFLKFKESALTLRFKALQHSWKEGLLHSVKKCRSKPQKKELSLRVTYSGHQKYRSSIRSRVVQHGACQNRASNSEIATRYSSKLLSNPRVRRYRNILKMPAMILDKNEKTALRFVSNNGLVEDPCAVEKERSMINPWSLAERELFWEKLSLFGKDFRKISSFLSHKTTADCIQFYYKNHKSDSFKKRKNLDLGKQMKSSTMTYMLTSGKKWNPGVNATSLDILGVASVMAAQEDSNIGTQLTCARHFDELQSEKETVAADVLVGICGSISSEPMSSCITSAIHPSEDYREPKCHKVDSATKLPSMSDAMQRTDNEPCSDDSSGDVDSSSWTDEEKSIFMQAVSSYGKDFDMISRCVGSKSRDQCKVFFSKARKCLGLDLIRTSEDVGTPRSGNDASGSGTDSEAHYVVEGARSSEEIGSKSVDGFSEFGESTAFQQSEAKRAEAVRNLFSETSKEVEEDAPNLDSHSACNLANARASPSQPKPVHDHKIEGSSENTEAGSNRCNEPNVLRSESMSTVDENSTAISESGAVMKLAFGEEKGSNSNLHAQSILQCLVQDSSGIDPQISHPNFLKVDSVEKSCKLEVRDAPKRPMNRDGYAERENHLLRHVGSSEFPCSHPFNKPIIEDMNRTINHTSFPVVRALSKPDINCNSTYVAEEQECRLQNCNSSKPCHRSAELPFSPPNVEFGHDHRKNTSRSGSASDSDVPCRKGDVKLFGQILSHAPSQQNSSSGSNECGTKKGLHKSSSTYDMGENAPSRSYGFWDGNGLQTGLSAMPDSIVLQAKYPAAFSGYAATSVKTEQQPLLTLTKNDDQAYKTVDGVKKRPYPVDIFSEIHRRNGFDSLSLASLQQQGRMLVGMNVVGRGGIVVGNSCTGISDPVAAIKMHYAKADQYVDGSWRGGNGDIGSSR, encoded by the exons ATGCCGCCAGAACCTTTGCCGTGGGACAGGAAAGACCTCTTCAAGGAGAGGAAACATGAGAAATCGGAGGCCATAGGGTCTGCGACCAGATGGAGGGACTCTTATCATGGATCTCGTGAGTTCAACCGGTGGGGTTCTGCAGATTTTCGAAGACCTACTG GTCATGGTAAGCAGGGTGGCTGGCACCAGTTTTCTGAAGAAGCTAGTCATGGATATGGGCCTTCTCGGTCATTCAGTGACAGGGTAGTAGAAAATGAGAGCTTCCGGCCGTCAGTTCCTCGCGGAGatggaaaatatattagaattgGGAGAGAAAGTAGAGGTTCTTCTAGTTATAGAGACTGGAGAAGTTACTCTAGGGAGACTACCAATGGATTCGGAAACCCGTCTCGAAGACCTTCCTCGCAGGATGTGAGTTCTGATCAGAGGTCAGTAGATGATACGACGACGCATTCCTCTCCTCAATCTGACGTTGTAAGTGTCTCAGATCAAATTCACTCTAAGGACCGTAATGATAAGGTTGGTGGTGCTTTTGGGTCAGAAAATGGCCTGAGGTCTGATGTTGAAGTTTCCCTTGGCTCCACTGATTGGAAGCCTCTGAAGTGGTCCAGGTCTGGGAGTTTGTCGTCTCGTGCATCTGCTTACAGCAGTTCGACGAACTCAAAGAATGAAAAGGCTGATTTACCTCTTAGAGTTTCATCTCTAATAGAAAGCTCTTCTGCTGAAGCTACTGCCTGTGTGACATCTTCTCTGCCTTTTGAAGATACCATTTCTAAGAAGAAGCCAAGGCTTGGATGGGGTGATGGATTAGCGAAGTTTGAGAAATATAAAGTTGAGGCTCCTGATACAAGTATGAGAAAAGAAGGGACTCTTCTTTCCAGTATTAGTGCTGAATTAACTCATTCCCTTGGCTCAAACTTTTCTGAGAAAAGCCCTAAAACTTTACCCTTTTCAGATTGTGCATCTCCTGCAACTCCATCCTCTTTTGCTTGTAGTTCATCAtcag GCTTGGAGGATAAACCATTTAGTAAGGCGGCAAGTGTTGATGGCATGAAATGTAGTTCACCCGGGTCCGGTTCACAAAATCAGCTTCAGAACTTCTTCCTTAGTTTAGAGAAGTTGGAGATTAGTTCTATTGCTAAAATAGGATCATCACTTGTTGAACTGTTTCAGTCTGATGATCCAAATACAGTAGAATCATGTTTTGGGAAGTCGACATTGAATAAGCTGCTAGCGTATAAAAGTGATATTTCAAAGACGTTGGAGATGACTGAATCTGAAATTGATTTACTTGAAAATGAACTTAAGTCTTTGAAATCTAAAAATCGAGGCAATGTTTCTCGTTCGAAATCTTGCAGTGCGATATATGTCAAAGAATCAGATGGTGTCTCATGTATTTCTCCTCGACCCGCTTCCTTGAAAGTAGTTTCTACTTCGGATTCAACAGTTGAGAAGATGCCAGTCTGCAAGAATGTTGTGGGAGTTGAAGATGTCGATACGAAAGATGAGGAAATTGATAGTCCTGGAACTGTGATGTCGAAATTTAATGAACCAATCCGAACTGAAGTTACAGATGTAATTGTATCTGACAAGACGGGAAGGAGTTTATCAATCTCTGAGCCATTTGTGGATGAACGCAATGAATGTATTCGTGCTAAGAGTTGTACCGGTGAATCCATTTGTGGTGATTCGATGGCACAAGCGGCTAGTGGATCGTCTCTCTGTGATCTAATTTTTGCAAGTAATAAAGAATATGCAAGTAAGGCTGCAGAAGTAATTTTCGGGTCCTTGCCAGCTGAAATGTTTAAGATCAGTAGTCAAAGCACCAACTTTGTCCCCTGCTCGGAGACCGAGAAGCTTATTAAAGAGAAATTTTTGATGAGGAGgcagtttttaaaatttaaggagaGTGCATTAACCCTTAGATTTAAAGCCTTGCAACACTCATGGAAAGAAGGTTTACTGCATTCTGTGAAGAAATGTCGCTCAAAGCCCCAAAAAAAGGAGTTGAGTCTAAGGGTTACATATTCTGGTCATCAGAAGTACAGGTCTTCGATTCGCTCCCGTGTGGTTCAGCATG gaGCATGTCAAAACCGTGCCAGTAACTCAGAAATTGCTACTCGTTACTCCAGCAAGCTGCTGTCGAATCCACGTGTTCGGCGTTACAGGAATATTTTGAAGATGCCAGCTATGATTTTGGACAAAAATGAGAAGACGGCTTTAAGGTTCGTCTCCAATAACGGGTTGGTTGAAGATCCATGTGCTGTTGAGAAGGAAAGGAGCATGATAAACCCTTGGAGTTTAGCAGAGAGAGAGTTATTCTGGGAGAAGCTATCTTTGTTTGGAAaggattttagaaaaatttcttcatttctcagCCACAAAACCACTGCAGATTGTATCCagttttattacaaaaatcaCAAGTCTGATAGTtttaagaagagaaaaaatttggatttggGCAAGCAAATGAAATCTTCTACCATGACATACATGTTAACATCAGGGAAGAAATGGAATCCCGGCGTAAATGCCACGTCCCTCGACATTTTGGGTGTTGCTTCAGTAATGGCAGCACAGGAAGACAGCAATATCGGAACTCAGCTGACATGTGCTCGCCATTTTGATGAACTTCAATCCGAAAAAGAAACGGTTGCTGCTGATGTTCTTGTTGGTATATGTGGTTCGATTTCTTCGGAACCGATGAGCTCTTGCATTACAAGTGCTATCCATCCCAGTGAGGACTACAGGGAGCCAAAGTGCCATAAAGTGGATTCTGCGACAAAACTGCCTTCGATGTCGGATGCTATGCAGAGAACAGATAATGAACCTTGTTCGGATGATAGTTCTGGAGATGTAGATTCTTCGAGTTGGACAGATGAGGAGAAGTCTATCTTCATGCAGGCTGTGTCGTCCTATGGTAAAGATTTTGATATGATCTCAAGATGTGTCGGGTCGAAGTCTAGGGACCAGTGCAAGGTTTTTTTCAGCAAAGCTCGGAAATGCCTTGGATTGGATTTGATCCGTACTTCTGAAGATGTAGGAACGCCAAGGAGCGGTAACGACGCCAGTGGGAGCGGGACTGACTCGGAAGCCCACTATGTCGTGGAAGGAGCTCGTAGTAGCGAGGAAATTGGCTCCAAGTCTGTGGATGGTTTTAGTGAATTTGGGGAAAGTACAGCATTTCAACAGTCAGAAGCTAAACGTGCTGAGGCTGTCAGAAACTTGTTTTCTGAGACATCGAAGGAAGTAGAGGAGGACGCGCCAAATCTTGATTCTCATTCTGCCTGTAATCTCGCTAATGCTCGTGCTTCTCCAAGCCAGCCCAAGCCAGTGCATGACCACAAAATTGAAGGTTCTTCTGAAAATACCGAAGCTGGAAGCAACCGCTGTAACGAACCCAACGTTCTGAGGTCGGAATCCATGTCTACAGTCGATGAAAATTCAACAGCTATCAGCGAGAGCGGAGCTGTTATGAAGCTCGcatttggagaagaaaaaggaagtaaCAGTAATTTACATGCTCAAAGTATATTACAGTGCTTGGTTCAAGATTCATCTGGAATTGATCCACAAATTTCACATCCCAACTTTCTTAAAGTGGATTCTGTAGAGAAGTCTTGTAAATTGGAGGTTAGGGATGCGCCCAAAAGGCCGATGAACAGAGATGGCTATGCCGAGCGTGAAAATCATTTGTTACGCCACGTTGGATCGTCCGAGTTTCCATGCAGCCATCCTTTCAATAAGCCAATCATCGAGGACATGAATCGAACGATCAATCACACATCTTTTCCTGTCGTTCGAGCGTTATCAAAACCAGACATCAATTGTAACAGTACATATGTTGCTGAGGAACAGGAATGCCGTCTTCAAAACTGTAACAGTTCTAAGCCGTGCCACCGGTCTGCTGAGCTTCCTTTTTCGCCTCCAAATGTGGAATTCGGTCATGATCATCGGAAAAACACTTCACGCAGTGGCAGTGCTTCAGATTCCGACGTTCCATGCAGGAAAGGTGATGTGAAACTGTTCGGTCAGATACTAAGTCATGCCCCTTCCCAGCAGAATTCGAGTTCTGGTTCTAACGAGTGTGGTACGAAAAAGGGACTTCATAAGTCGAGCAGTACGTACGATATGGGAGAGAATGCTCCGTCGAGGAGTTACGGGTTTTGGGATGGAAACGGATTACAGACTGGGCTATCTGCAATGCCTGATTCTATCGTTTTACAGGCGAAGTATCCTGCTGCATTCAGTGGCTACGCCGCAACATCTGTTAAAACCGAGCAGCAGCCATTGCTGACACTCACAAAAAATGATGATCAAGCTTACAAAACTGTAGATGGTGTTAAGAAACGACCTTACCCAGTTGATATATTTTCCGAGATACACAGAAGAAACGGGTTCGATTCTCTTTCGCTAGCGAGTTTACAGCAGCAGGGAAGAATGCTTGTTGGAATGAACGTCGTCGGGAGGGGAGGGATTGTCGTGGGTAATTCTTGTACTGGCATTTCCGATCCGGTGGCAGCCATTAAAATGCATTATGCAAAGGCCGATCAGTACGTCGACGGGAGTTGGAGAGGAGGGAACGGGGATATAGGCAGCAGCAGGTAG
- the LOC111801610 gene encoding uncharacterized protein LOC111801610 isoform X2: protein MPPEPLPWDRKDLFKERKHEKSEAIGSATRWRDSYHGSREFNRWGSADFRRPTGHGKQGGWHQFSEEASHGYGPSRSFSDRVVENESFRPSVPRGDGKYIRIGRESRGSSSYRDWRSYSRETTNGFGNPSRRPSSQDVSSDQRSVDDTTTHSSPQSDVVSVSDQIHSKDRNDKVGGAFGSENGLRSDVEVSLGSTDWKPLKWSRSGSLSSRASAYSSSTNSKNEKADLPLRVSSLIESSSAEATACVTSSLPFEDTISKKKPRLGWGDGLAKFEKYKVEAPDTNCASPATPSSFACSSSSGLEDKPFSKAASVDGMKCSSPGSGSQNQLQNFFLSLEKLEISSIAKIGSSLVELFQSDDPNTVESCFGKSTLNKLLAYKSDISKTLEMTESEIDLLENELKSLKSKNRGNVSRSKSCSAIYVKESDGVSCISPRPASLKVVSTSDSTVEKMPVCKNVVGVEDVDTKDEEIDSPGTVMSKFNEPIRTEVTDVIVSDKTGRSLSISEPFVDERNECIRAKSCTGESICGDSMAQAASGSSLCDLIFASNKEYASKAAEVIFGSLPAEMFKISSQSTNFVPCSETEKLIKEKFLMRRQFLKFKESALTLRFKALQHSWKEGLLHSVKKCRSKPQKKELSLRVTYSGHQKYRSSIRSRVVQHGACQNRASNSEIATRYSSKLLSNPRVRRYRNILKMPAMILDKNEKTALRFVSNNGLVEDPCAVEKERSMINPWSLAERELFWEKLSLFGKDFRKISSFLSHKTTADCIQFYYKNHKSDSFKKRKNLDLGKQMKSSTMTYMLTSGKKWNPGVNATSLDILGVASVMAAQEDSNIGTQLTCARHFDELQSEKETVAADVLVGICGSISSEPMSSCITSAIHPSEDYREPKCHKVDSATKLPSMSDAMQRTDNEPCSDDSSGDVDSSSWTDEEKSIFMQAVSSYGKDFDMISRCVGSKSRDQCKVFFSKARKCLGLDLIRTSEDVGTPRSGNDASGSGTDSEAHYVVEGARSSEEIGSKSVDGFSEFGESTAFQQSEAKRAEAVRNLFSETSKEVEEDAPNLDSHSACNLANARASPSQPKPVHDHKIEGSSENTEAGSNRCNEPNVLRSESMSTVDENSTAISESGAVMKLAFGEEKGSNSNLHAQSILQCLVQDSSGIDPQISHPNFLKVDSVEKSCKLEVRDAPKRPMNRDGYAERENHLLRHVGSSEFPCSHPFNKPIIEDMNRTINHTSFPVVRALSKPDINCNSTYVAEEQECRLQNCNSSKPCHRSAELPFSPPNVEFGHDHRKNTSRSGSASDSDVPCRKGDVKLFGQILSHAPSQQNSSSGSNECGTKKGLHKSSSTYDMGENAPSRSYGFWDGNGLQTGLSAMPDSIVLQAKYPAAFSGYAATSVKTEQQPLLTLTKNDDQAYKTVDGVKKRPYPVDIFSEIHRRNGFDSLSLASLQQQGRMLVGMNVVGRGGIVVGNSCTGISDPVAAIKMHYAKADQYVDGSWRGGNGDIGSSR, encoded by the exons ATGCCGCCAGAACCTTTGCCGTGGGACAGGAAAGACCTCTTCAAGGAGAGGAAACATGAGAAATCGGAGGCCATAGGGTCTGCGACCAGATGGAGGGACTCTTATCATGGATCTCGTGAGTTCAACCGGTGGGGTTCTGCAGATTTTCGAAGACCTACTG GTCATGGTAAGCAGGGTGGCTGGCACCAGTTTTCTGAAGAAGCTAGTCATGGATATGGGCCTTCTCGGTCATTCAGTGACAGGGTAGTAGAAAATGAGAGCTTCCGGCCGTCAGTTCCTCGCGGAGatggaaaatatattagaattgGGAGAGAAAGTAGAGGTTCTTCTAGTTATAGAGACTGGAGAAGTTACTCTAGGGAGACTACCAATGGATTCGGAAACCCGTCTCGAAGACCTTCCTCGCAGGATGTGAGTTCTGATCAGAGGTCAGTAGATGATACGACGACGCATTCCTCTCCTCAATCTGACGTTGTAAGTGTCTCAGATCAAATTCACTCTAAGGACCGTAATGATAAGGTTGGTGGTGCTTTTGGGTCAGAAAATGGCCTGAGGTCTGATGTTGAAGTTTCCCTTGGCTCCACTGATTGGAAGCCTCTGAAGTGGTCCAGGTCTGGGAGTTTGTCGTCTCGTGCATCTGCTTACAGCAGTTCGACGAACTCAAAGAATGAAAAGGCTGATTTACCTCTTAGAGTTTCATCTCTAATAGAAAGCTCTTCTGCTGAAGCTACTGCCTGTGTGACATCTTCTCTGCCTTTTGAAGATACCATTTCTAAGAAGAAGCCAAGGCTTGGATGGGGTGATGGATTAGCGAAGTTTGAGAAATATAAAGTTGAGGCTCCTGATACAA ATTGTGCATCTCCTGCAACTCCATCCTCTTTTGCTTGTAGTTCATCAtcag GCTTGGAGGATAAACCATTTAGTAAGGCGGCAAGTGTTGATGGCATGAAATGTAGTTCACCCGGGTCCGGTTCACAAAATCAGCTTCAGAACTTCTTCCTTAGTTTAGAGAAGTTGGAGATTAGTTCTATTGCTAAAATAGGATCATCACTTGTTGAACTGTTTCAGTCTGATGATCCAAATACAGTAGAATCATGTTTTGGGAAGTCGACATTGAATAAGCTGCTAGCGTATAAAAGTGATATTTCAAAGACGTTGGAGATGACTGAATCTGAAATTGATTTACTTGAAAATGAACTTAAGTCTTTGAAATCTAAAAATCGAGGCAATGTTTCTCGTTCGAAATCTTGCAGTGCGATATATGTCAAAGAATCAGATGGTGTCTCATGTATTTCTCCTCGACCCGCTTCCTTGAAAGTAGTTTCTACTTCGGATTCAACAGTTGAGAAGATGCCAGTCTGCAAGAATGTTGTGGGAGTTGAAGATGTCGATACGAAAGATGAGGAAATTGATAGTCCTGGAACTGTGATGTCGAAATTTAATGAACCAATCCGAACTGAAGTTACAGATGTAATTGTATCTGACAAGACGGGAAGGAGTTTATCAATCTCTGAGCCATTTGTGGATGAACGCAATGAATGTATTCGTGCTAAGAGTTGTACCGGTGAATCCATTTGTGGTGATTCGATGGCACAAGCGGCTAGTGGATCGTCTCTCTGTGATCTAATTTTTGCAAGTAATAAAGAATATGCAAGTAAGGCTGCAGAAGTAATTTTCGGGTCCTTGCCAGCTGAAATGTTTAAGATCAGTAGTCAAAGCACCAACTTTGTCCCCTGCTCGGAGACCGAGAAGCTTATTAAAGAGAAATTTTTGATGAGGAGgcagtttttaaaatttaaggagaGTGCATTAACCCTTAGATTTAAAGCCTTGCAACACTCATGGAAAGAAGGTTTACTGCATTCTGTGAAGAAATGTCGCTCAAAGCCCCAAAAAAAGGAGTTGAGTCTAAGGGTTACATATTCTGGTCATCAGAAGTACAGGTCTTCGATTCGCTCCCGTGTGGTTCAGCATG gaGCATGTCAAAACCGTGCCAGTAACTCAGAAATTGCTACTCGTTACTCCAGCAAGCTGCTGTCGAATCCACGTGTTCGGCGTTACAGGAATATTTTGAAGATGCCAGCTATGATTTTGGACAAAAATGAGAAGACGGCTTTAAGGTTCGTCTCCAATAACGGGTTGGTTGAAGATCCATGTGCTGTTGAGAAGGAAAGGAGCATGATAAACCCTTGGAGTTTAGCAGAGAGAGAGTTATTCTGGGAGAAGCTATCTTTGTTTGGAAaggattttagaaaaatttcttcatttctcagCCACAAAACCACTGCAGATTGTATCCagttttattacaaaaatcaCAAGTCTGATAGTtttaagaagagaaaaaatttggatttggGCAAGCAAATGAAATCTTCTACCATGACATACATGTTAACATCAGGGAAGAAATGGAATCCCGGCGTAAATGCCACGTCCCTCGACATTTTGGGTGTTGCTTCAGTAATGGCAGCACAGGAAGACAGCAATATCGGAACTCAGCTGACATGTGCTCGCCATTTTGATGAACTTCAATCCGAAAAAGAAACGGTTGCTGCTGATGTTCTTGTTGGTATATGTGGTTCGATTTCTTCGGAACCGATGAGCTCTTGCATTACAAGTGCTATCCATCCCAGTGAGGACTACAGGGAGCCAAAGTGCCATAAAGTGGATTCTGCGACAAAACTGCCTTCGATGTCGGATGCTATGCAGAGAACAGATAATGAACCTTGTTCGGATGATAGTTCTGGAGATGTAGATTCTTCGAGTTGGACAGATGAGGAGAAGTCTATCTTCATGCAGGCTGTGTCGTCCTATGGTAAAGATTTTGATATGATCTCAAGATGTGTCGGGTCGAAGTCTAGGGACCAGTGCAAGGTTTTTTTCAGCAAAGCTCGGAAATGCCTTGGATTGGATTTGATCCGTACTTCTGAAGATGTAGGAACGCCAAGGAGCGGTAACGACGCCAGTGGGAGCGGGACTGACTCGGAAGCCCACTATGTCGTGGAAGGAGCTCGTAGTAGCGAGGAAATTGGCTCCAAGTCTGTGGATGGTTTTAGTGAATTTGGGGAAAGTACAGCATTTCAACAGTCAGAAGCTAAACGTGCTGAGGCTGTCAGAAACTTGTTTTCTGAGACATCGAAGGAAGTAGAGGAGGACGCGCCAAATCTTGATTCTCATTCTGCCTGTAATCTCGCTAATGCTCGTGCTTCTCCAAGCCAGCCCAAGCCAGTGCATGACCACAAAATTGAAGGTTCTTCTGAAAATACCGAAGCTGGAAGCAACCGCTGTAACGAACCCAACGTTCTGAGGTCGGAATCCATGTCTACAGTCGATGAAAATTCAACAGCTATCAGCGAGAGCGGAGCTGTTATGAAGCTCGcatttggagaagaaaaaggaagtaaCAGTAATTTACATGCTCAAAGTATATTACAGTGCTTGGTTCAAGATTCATCTGGAATTGATCCACAAATTTCACATCCCAACTTTCTTAAAGTGGATTCTGTAGAGAAGTCTTGTAAATTGGAGGTTAGGGATGCGCCCAAAAGGCCGATGAACAGAGATGGCTATGCCGAGCGTGAAAATCATTTGTTACGCCACGTTGGATCGTCCGAGTTTCCATGCAGCCATCCTTTCAATAAGCCAATCATCGAGGACATGAATCGAACGATCAATCACACATCTTTTCCTGTCGTTCGAGCGTTATCAAAACCAGACATCAATTGTAACAGTACATATGTTGCTGAGGAACAGGAATGCCGTCTTCAAAACTGTAACAGTTCTAAGCCGTGCCACCGGTCTGCTGAGCTTCCTTTTTCGCCTCCAAATGTGGAATTCGGTCATGATCATCGGAAAAACACTTCACGCAGTGGCAGTGCTTCAGATTCCGACGTTCCATGCAGGAAAGGTGATGTGAAACTGTTCGGTCAGATACTAAGTCATGCCCCTTCCCAGCAGAATTCGAGTTCTGGTTCTAACGAGTGTGGTACGAAAAAGGGACTTCATAAGTCGAGCAGTACGTACGATATGGGAGAGAATGCTCCGTCGAGGAGTTACGGGTTTTGGGATGGAAACGGATTACAGACTGGGCTATCTGCAATGCCTGATTCTATCGTTTTACAGGCGAAGTATCCTGCTGCATTCAGTGGCTACGCCGCAACATCTGTTAAAACCGAGCAGCAGCCATTGCTGACACTCACAAAAAATGATGATCAAGCTTACAAAACTGTAGATGGTGTTAAGAAACGACCTTACCCAGTTGATATATTTTCCGAGATACACAGAAGAAACGGGTTCGATTCTCTTTCGCTAGCGAGTTTACAGCAGCAGGGAAGAATGCTTGTTGGAATGAACGTCGTCGGGAGGGGAGGGATTGTCGTGGGTAATTCTTGTACTGGCATTTCCGATCCGGTGGCAGCCATTAAAATGCATTATGCAAAGGCCGATCAGTACGTCGACGGGAGTTGGAGAGGAGGGAACGGGGATATAGGCAGCAGCAGGTAG